The following proteins are co-located in the Calliphora vicina chromosome 2, idCalVici1.1, whole genome shotgun sequence genome:
- the LOC135951674 gene encoding DET1- and DDB1-associated protein 1 codes for MSVTDFIKGLPCHNADNFSQFNTEQAMRTSQKRPSVYLPTEDYPSEQHIVLDKRSVLLRYLTQQWDKKILPKKRDHGTEGSSSANGAGNSCKKRPRLEAE; via the coding sequence ATGTCGGTAACAGATTTCATTAAGGGTTTACCCTGCCATAATGCAGACAATTTCTCACAATTCAATACGGAACAAGCCATGCGAACATCACAAAAAAGACCATCCGTTTACCTACCCACTGAAGACTATCCCTCGGAACAACATATAGTATTGGATAAACGTTCGGTACTGCTGCGCTATTTGACACAACAGTGGGATAAGAAGATATTACCCAAGAAACGTGATCATGGCACTGAAGGTTCCAGTTCGGCTAATGGTGCTGGCAACAGTTGTAAAAAGCGCCCACGTTTGGAGGCCGAATAG
- the ND-B22 gene encoding NADH dehydrogenase [ubiquinone] 1 beta subcomplex subunit 9, which translates to MNIPTGIVTHTRQVQSLYKKALRNLEAWYDRREVYRYRAVQMRHRFEENRKVTDMAKAAQLLAAGEQELFNTQHYQPIKQANSPGGCAFERDVEPPDWVLDYWHPLEKAQYPEFFAKREQRKKEFVAWWEKQYGKPDPKDLHH; encoded by the exons atGAATATACCCACTGGTATTGTTACACACACCAGACAGGTACAAAGCTTGTACAAGAAAGCTTTGCGTAATTTGGAAGCCTGGTATGATCGTAG agAAGTTTACCGCTACAGAGCTGTACAAATGCGACACCGTTTCGAAGAGAACCGTAAGGTAACCGACATGGCCAAGGCCGCTCAACTGTTGGCTGCTGGCGAGCAAGAGTTGTTTAATACCCAGCATTACCAGCCCATTAAAC aggcCAACAGTCCTGGTGGCTGTGCTTTCGAACGTGATGTTGAGCCCCCAGATTGGGTTTTGGACTACTGGCATCCTTTGGAAAAAGCTCAATACCCTGAATTCTTTGCCAAACGTGAACAACGTAAGAAAGAATTTGTAGCTTGGTGGGAGAAGCAATACGGCAAACCAGACCCCAAGGATTTGCaccattaa
- the Dpm1 gene encoding dolichol-phosphate mannosyltransferase subunit 1, translated as MEHKYSILLPTYNEKENLPIIIWLIMKYLNESGHKFEVIVIDDGSPDGTLEVAQDLQKIYGEDKILLRPRKAKLGLGTAYIHGIQHATGDFIIIMDADLSHHPKFIPEFIELQQKHDYDIVSGTRYQGSGGVYGWDFKRKLISRGANFLSQLLLRPNASDLTGSFRLYKKPVLEKCISSCVSKGYVFQMEMLVRARQHGFSVGEVPITFVDRVYGTSKLGGTEIVQFAKNLLYLFATT; from the exons ATGGAACATAAATACAGTATATTATTGCCCACCTACAATGAAAAGGAAAATCTACCCATTATTATTTGGTTAATAATGAAATATCTCAATGAAAG TGGCCACAAATTTGAAGTTATTGTCATAGATGATGGCAGTCCAGATGGTACATTGGAAGTGGCccaagatctacaaaaaatctATGGTGAAGATAAAATATTGCTACGGCCACGTAAAGCAAAATTGGGTTTGGGTACAGCCTATATACATGGCATACAACATGCCACGGGAGACTTTATCATTATAATGGATGCCGATTTGAGTCATCAT cCCAAATTCATACCAGAATTCATAGAATTGCAGCAGAAACATGATTACGATATTGTCTCCGGCACCCGCTACCAAGGATCGGGTGGTGTTTACGGTTGGGATTTTAAGCGCAAGCTTATTTCCCGTGGTGCCAACTTTTTGTCACAACTCTTGTTGCGCCCTAATGCTTCGGACTTAACCGGCTCATTTAGATTGTACAAGAAACCGGTTTTGGAAAAGTGCATTTCCAGTTGTGTTTCCAAGGGTTATGTCTTTCAAATGGAGATGTTGGTGCGTGCCAGGCAACATGGCTTTTCGGTGGGTGAGGTACCTATAACATTTGTGGATCGTGTTTATGGCACTTCCAAATTGGGCGGTACAGAAATTGTACAATTTGCCAAAAATTTGCTGTATTTATTTGCTACCACTTAA